The Stenotrophomonas sp. ASS1 genome segment GTCCTGCGCACGTGGATGTGCACGCTCGGAAGATGTAGCGCCGATTGCTGGAAAAACCGGGGTAACCATTAGAACCCAGCAGGCCAGTGCATTGCAGAGAAACAGGCGTCCAACAACCCTCATGGCAGTTCCTTTGCGGGGATTCCTGGCCGCATCCTAGACCAAGGATGCGGCCGCCGCATCGACGCCAGGGACTCTGCCGCAACACCTCAACAGTGACGCTGAATGCTTCGATGCGACGCCATCCACTCCGCCTGCGTGGTGGAATGCGCACAGCCCCGGATGCAACGTGAATGCGTGATCCTTCGCAGTTGATGGAAACCCTGCTACCCGCTGGCCCCGCTATCGCCTTGCCATCGTCTGTTCGCTGAATCGCGCCACGCAGAAGTCCAGGAAGCTGCGCAGCTTGGGCGTCAGCTGGCGATCGCGCGGATACACCAGGTTGATCCAGGTCGACACCGGTACGTAGTCCGGCAGCACTTCCACCAGCTCACCACGCGCCAATGCTCCGGCCAGCATTTCGTGCGGTTGCAGGATCAGCCCCAGCCCTCCGATGGCGGCGGTCAGCAGCGGCTCGGCCTGGTTGACCATGAAGCGGCTGGACACTGGCACGGTCAGCACGCCGCCATCGGTATCGCGAAAGCTCCAGCGGGTGCGGATGATCGAATGCGCGAAGCCCAGGCACTCGTGGCGGCTCAGGTCATTGGGATGGGCAATGGCCGGTCGCGAAGCCAGATAGTCCGGCGAGGCACACAGGACCAGCGGATACGGCCCCAACCGCCGCGCCACCAGCCCACTGTCGGCCAGATCGCCAGTGCGGAACACCAGGTCATAGCCGTCTTCAACGATGTCCACCAGACTGTTGGACAGGTTCAGATCGACCTGCACGTCCGGGTACTGCTGCATGTAGGCCACCACCGCAGGGCCCAGCGCGTGCACCCCGAAGGTGACCGGCGCACTGATGCGCAGGCGCCCCATCGGCCGCCCGCGCGCCACTTCGGCCAGCTGCTCGGCCCCCTCCACTTCCTCCAGGATCACCCGCGCCCGCGCCAGGTAGGCCTGGCCGAAGTCGGTCAGGCTCTGCTTGCGCGTGGTGCGGTTGAGCAGGCGCACACCCAGATGCTGCTCCAGCGCCTGGATGTGCTTGCCGACCAGCTGCGGCGACAGGTCCAGTGCCTCGGCAGCGGCGGCGAAGGAGCCGACCTCGGCCACCTTGGCGAAGGTCCGCAGGGGAACGATCAGGCCCATTGCAAACAATTGTTTTTCAATGAAACGCCAGATTACCCCTTATTCTGGATGCAGACTACGCGCACAGTAGCGCTCACCCTTTCGCCGGCGCCCTCGCCGGCCCTTCCTCGGAGCCCCCCATGAGCCAGGTTGTCCGCATCCACGAATATGGCACTGCCGATGTACTGCGCATCGACGATATCGACGTTCCCGCCCCCGCCCCTGACGAAGTCCAGATCCGGGTGAAGGCGATCGGCCTGAACCGCGCCGAGGTGATGTTCCGTAACGGCGCCTACCTGCAGGAAGCGCAGTTCCCCAGCCGCCTGGGCTACGAAGCGGCCGGCGTGGTTGAAGCCGTCGGCAGTGCAGTGAGCGGATTCACCGCGGGCGATGCGGTCAGCGTGGTGCCGCCGCTGGATATCGCGCGCTGGGGCACCTACGGCGAACTGGCCAACGTGCCGGCACGACTGGTAGTCAAGCATCCGCAGGCACTGGACTTTGAAACGGCCGCCGCGGTGTGGATGCAGTACGTCACCGCCTGGGGGGCGCTGTTGGAGCAGGCGCACTTGTCCGCCGGGGATTTCGTCATCATCACCGCCGCCAGCAGCAGCGTCGGCCTGGCCGCCATCCAGATCGCCAATGCAGTCGGCGCCACGCCGATCGCTGTGACCCGTGGCCCGGGCAAGCGCCAGGCCCT includes the following:
- a CDS encoding LysR family transcriptional regulator; protein product: MGLIVPLRTFAKVAEVGSFAAAAEALDLSPQLVGKHIQALEQHLGVRLLNRTTRKQSLTDFGQAYLARARVILEEVEGAEQLAEVARGRPMGRLRISAPVTFGVHALGPAVVAYMQQYPDVQVDLNLSNSLVDIVEDGYDLVFRTGDLADSGLVARRLGPYPLVLCASPDYLASRPAIAHPNDLSRHECLGFAHSIIRTRWSFRDTDGGVLTVPVSSRFMVNQAEPLLTAAIGGLGLILQPHEMLAGALARGELVEVLPDYVPVSTWINLVYPRDRQLTPKLRSFLDFCVARFSEQTMARR
- a CDS encoding zinc-dependent alcohol dehydrogenase family protein, which gives rise to MSQVVRIHEYGTADVLRIDDIDVPAPAPDEVQIRVKAIGLNRAEVMFRNGAYLQEAQFPSRLGYEAAGVVEAVGSAVSGFTAGDAVSVVPPLDIARWGTYGELANVPARLVVKHPQALDFETAAAVWMQYVTAWGALLEQAHLSAGDFVIITAASSSVGLAAIQIANAVGATPIAVTRGPGKRQALLDAGAAHVIATQEQDLVAEVARITGGAGARVVFDPIGGPQFVPLTEAMARGGILLEYGALSSEPTPFPLFNVLGKSLTLKGYLYSEIVSDDAALARAKAFIVDGLDKGTLAPKIARVFPFAQIQDAHRYLESNEQIGKVVVTV